The Morococcus cerebrosus sequence TTTTCCCCGTTTTGGGCAGGACAAAACGCAGGACTGTGCCGCCCCGGCAGCGCAGCGGAAATCGTCGGGCGGTTGTGTGGCGGCATTGAGCGTTAGGACGGGCTGAACATGGTCAGGGCGGACATGGCAATCAACAAGGTCGTCTGAAAATGTGAACTAGGTTTTCAGACGACCCGTAACGTTGACTTTGCCCACGAAATAAATATAAAGATAACTGCCCTATTCGGATTGTCGGACGGAAGGTTCGCGGGCAAAGCCCACGCTACGGGCTGGGTTTATTTCGAGTCTGTCGGGTTAAATAAAAGGTCGTTTGAAAACGGAGGGAGTGAGTTTGTTTCTCTCAAACTCAAATCTCAAAGTTTTCAGACGACCTTGTTTTAACTTGCAACCTGCCTCCTCTCCCGTCCGGCGGGAGAAGGCTGGGGAGAGGGTGGTTCTGCGGATTTGCACGAATTTGATTTTACCTAAACCTCGGAAGCCACCCCCATCCTAACCTTCCCCCGCCAGACGGGGGAAGGGACAGGTTGCTGTTGCTGCAACGGGTAGCGTGGGCTTTGCCCGCGAAATGAACATAAAGATAACTGCCCGATTTTGATTGTCAGACAACAGGTTTGCGGGCAAAGCCCACGCTACGGGCTGGGTTTATTTCGAGCTTATAGGGTTAAATGAAAGGTCGTCTGAAAACTTGTTGTTTTAAGTTTTCAGACGACCTTTTGGGTTCGTGCGAGGTACGAAAATAGGCGTAATGCAGTTTACGCCTTATTTCTTATCGCCTTTTTCCGGACGCACCCAGCCTTCGATGACGGTTTGGCGGGTGCGGGCGAGGGCGAGTTTGTTGTCTTCGACGTTTTTGGTAATCGTGCTGCCTGCGCCTGTCGTGACTTTGTTGCCGAGGGTGACGGGGGCGACTAGGACGCAGTTGGAGCCGATGCGGACTTCGTCGCCGATGACGGTTTTGTATTTGTTCACGCCGTCGTAGTTGGCAATGATCGTGCCTGCGCCGAAGTTGGTTTTGCTGCCGACTTCGGCGTCACCGATGTAGGTGAGGTGGTTGGCTTTGGTGCCTTTGCCGATGGCGGCGTTTTTGATTTCGACGAAGTTGCCGACGTGTACGTCGTCTGAAAGGCGGGCTTGCGGACGCAGGCGGGCGTAAGGGCCGATTTGGTTGTTTTGTCCGATTTCGCAGTCTTCGAAGTGGGAGAAGGGGGCGATTTTGCTGTTTGCGCCGATTTTGGCGTTTTTGATGACGCAGTTTGCGCCGATTTCGACGTTGTCGCCGATTTCGATGTCGCCTTCGAGGACGACGTTGACGTCAATCACGACGTCTTGTCCGTGTTTCAGACGACCCCTTAAATCAAAGCGGGCGGGGTCGCGCAGGGTAACGCCTGCTTTGAGCAAGGCTTGCGCTTGTTCGGTTTGGAAGATGCGTTCGAGTTCGGCGAGCTGGAGTTTGTTGTTTACGCCGGCGGCGAGGTGGGAGGCGCGCACTTGGACGGGATGGACTTTGATGCCGTCGGCAACGGCTTTGGCGATGAGGTCGGTCAGGTAGTATTCGCCTTGGGCGTTGTTGCTGGAGAGGGTGTCCAGCCAGTTTTTGAGTTTGGCGTTGGGCAGGACGAGGATGCCTGTGTTGATTTCGCGGACGGCTTTTTGGGCGGCGTCGGCGTCTTTTTCTTCGACGATGGCGGTTACGCTGCCTTGGCTGTCGCGGATGATGCGGCCCAAGCCTGTCGGGTCGGCGGGAACGTCGGTCAACAGGCCGACTTCGCTGCCGGCGGCTTCGAGCAGGGTTTCGAGGGTGGCGGTGTCAATCAGGGGGACGTCGCCGTACAACACCAGCGTGCGACCTTCGGCGGCAAGGTGCGGCAGGGCGGTTTTGACGGCGTGGCCGGTGCCGAGCTGTTCGGTTTGCTCGACCCAGACGACGTCGCGTTTGACGGTGTCCAAAACTTGGTCTTTGCCGTGTCCGATGACGACGCAGATGTTTTGCGGATGAAGCGCGGCGGCGGTGTCGATAACGCGCTCGACCATGGGAAGGCCGCCGATGCGGTGCAGCACTTTGGGCATTTTGGAATACATGCGCGTGCCTTTGCCGGCGGCGAGGATGACGATGTTGAGAGGTGTGGCGGACATGATGGACTTTCTCGAATGCAATGTTGATGAAGGGGGTATTTAGCGGTCGTCTGAACGGGGTTTTGGGGCTTCAGACGACCTTTTATGTCGTGGTATTTCTGCGGAACTTGATGGGATATGGTGGATAAAGACAGAAAACACTCATTTCGTCATTCCCGCGCAGGCGGGAATCCAGACCCCAGATTTCAGGAATGCTTTGGGATTGATACAAGCTCAAATTCCTGGATTCCCGCCTGCGCGGGAATGACGGCGGGGGGCTTTTGTTTTTATCCAATCTATCCGAAAAAACCGCAAATCGGGCATTTTGCCTGACGTTTCGTCGGGTATCAATGCCCTATCTATGATAAATGGTTTAAGTATCCGGTTTTATGGTTTATTGGGTTTGGGGTTCCAGCGGTACGAGTCGGCATGGCTGCCGTGTTCCAAGCGGTCGAGTGTGGTCGGTTTCAGGGGCGTGCGCGCGGATGTGTCGGCGGGACGGCTGTCGAAGTCGTAGCGGTCTGTGGTGCAGCCGCTCAGGATGGCGGCGGTAACGAAAATCAGGGCGAGGGAACGCATGGTTTTCTCCTTGTGAAGGACGGCAGATGTAGGACGAACGGGATGGCGGTTATGTTTGAGGTCGTCTGAAACGGAAAAGACGGTTTCAGACGACCTCTGCGGGCGGATTATTCCTCAGTTTGGGTTTCGGGCGCGGTTTGTCCGGCGCCTTGGGGTTTGTTCCATGTCGTGCCGCGTACGTTTTCTTGGTCGCCGTGCAGCGGTTTGAGGGTGCGGCGTTCGGGGCGGTATTGGTTGTAACGCATATCGCGGGAGTAGGTGCCGTCTTCGTAATAGATGCGCGTGCCTTTTTCGTATTTGGGGCGCAGGGAAGTGTGGCCGGATTCGTTTTGGTAGGTTTCCCAAGTACAGCCGGTCAGGGCGGCTGCGGCGGCGAGGATGAGGGCGGTGTATCGCATGATGGTTGTCCTTGTGGTCGGGCGGCTTGGTGCCGTTGTTCAAACCCGATATTGTAAAGGTTTCAGACGAGTGCTGACAGTTTTTCGGCACATTCGGCGAGCGCCTGCATATCTTTTGCAACGGCGTCGGTAAAGGGCAGGGGATGGGCTTTGCTGCCGAACCATACGGTTTTCATGCCCAGCTCTTTGGCTTGATGCAGGTTGTCCGCGCTGTCGTCGATCATGATGCACTGTTCGGGCGCAGCGTCGAGCAGGCGGCAGACGGTCAGGTAGGCTTGCGGGTCGGGTTTGTAGCGCAGCCCGAAGTCGTCCGTGCCGAGAAGTGCGTCAAAACGGTTTGCCAAACCCAATGCCCCGATGATAGCGCGGACGTAAAACGAAGGGCCGTTGGAAAAAACGGCTTTGCGTCCTTTCAGACGACCTAAAACGCTTTCGGTTCCCTCCATGCCCTCTAATTTTGCCAAGATTTGCGCGATGGGATGGCTTTCGCGCAGAAACTCGCGGATGTCGATTTCGGGATGGTGGATTTGCAGGCCGGCAAGCGTTGCGCCGTATCGGTGCCAATAGTCCTGACGCAGGTCGGACGCCGTCTCTTCGGAGAGCTTGAGGCGTTGCGCCATGTAGTCGGTCATGGCACGGTTGATGATGTAGAAAATGCCTGCATCGGCGTTGTGCAGCGTGTTGTCGAGGTCAAAGAGCCAAACGGGGGAAAGGTTCATGTCGTGTGTTGGTGCGGATTTTGTTATGATGTTTCGTATTTTACCCGTACAAAGGTTAGAGAATGAAACTGAAATTATCCGCCCTCGCCCTCTTGCTGGCTTCGGCAAACTTATCCGCCCAGACCGAAGTGCGCCTTGCCGTGCACAAATCCTTCAGCCTGCCCCAATCCGTCATCGCGCAGTTTGAAAAAGCCAACGACGCCAAAGTCTCCGTTATCAAGGCGGGCAGCGGCAACGAAATGCTCAACAAGCTGATTCTCAGCAAGGCGAACCCGATTGCCGACGCGGTGTACGGTTTGGACAACGCCAACATCGGCAAAGCGCGCGAAGCAGGCATATTGGCGGCGGTGCAGCCCAAATCCGCACCCGTTTCAGCGGGGATGCCCGTCATCGCGGCAGTCAATTACGGCTACGTTACCCTCAACTACGACAAAAAATGGTTTGAACAGAAAAAACTGCCGCTGCCCAAAACCTTGCAGGACCTGACCCGCCCCGAATATAAAAACCTGCTGGTGACGCCCTCGCCCGCCACCTCCTCGCCCGGACTTGCCTTCCTGATGGCGAACATCGGCGGCATGGGCGAAGAGGGCGCGTTCAAATGGTGGGCGCAGATGCGTCAAAACGGCGTGAAAGTCGCCAAAGGCTGGAGTGAAGCCTATTACACCGACTTCACCCAAAATGGTGGCGCGTATCCGCTCGTCGTCAGCTACGCCGCCAGCCCCGCCGCCGAAGTCCACTACTCTAAAGGCAAATACAGCGTACCGCCGACCGGCAACCTCTTCCTCAAAGGCGGCGTGTTCCGTCAAGTCGAAGGCGCGGCAGTCTTGAAAGGCGCGAAACAGCCCGAGCTGGCGGCGAAACTCGTACAGTGGCTGCAAAGCGGCGAAGTGCAAAAAGCCCTGCCGACCGAAATGTGGGTCTATCCCGCCGTGAAAAACACGCCGCTGCCCAAAGTCTTCGAGTTCGCCCAGGCCCCGAAACACACCGACTCGCCCAGCCGCAACGACATCGACACCAAACAGAAACAATGGGTCAGCCGCTGGACGAAGACCGTGTTAAGGTAAGCGGGAAGGTCGTCTGAAAATCCGCCGCTCCATCCTGTCGGCCGGATAGTCAAATGACTTTATTTTCGATACGCAACTTATCGGGTACCGTCATTCCCGCCGTAGCCTGTCCTCGCGTAGGCGGGGGCGGAAATGACGGAATTTGACGATATGCCGTATTTAAAGTTAAGGATGTTGGCAATAAAAAGGGTCGTCTGAAAACCCCAAAACGGTTTCAAACTGTTCGAAACCACGTTTCAGACGACCCCTTACCGTTTCGTTTTGAATGAAGGAATCCCATGAAGAAGCCCCTACTCTACGCCTTCACGCTGACCGCACTTGGCGGCTGTTTCTACACCGAAACCCCTTACGGCCGCACCGCCGTCCTCGACCTGCCCGTCCATTCCCAAACCACCATCAACAAAACCGTTACCGTCAACGCCCCGCCGGGAACGACCGTCATCTATCAGGACAGCGAGCCGGTACACCGCTACGGCTATCCCTACCCACCTTACCCGCGCCCGTATCCCGCGCGTCGGATTTACCGGTATTGAAAAATGTCTGTGAAAACAATAGGGCGGTGGCTATCCTGCTCCCAAAGGTGCACGTGATATATACAGCTATGATGTAAAAGGTATCGCGCAAAACATCAGCCTGAACATAACGGACAATCGTAGTACACAACAGCGGCTAACTGATCGTTTTGACAATGCAGGCAGAATGCTGACGCAAGGCATAGGCGATGGCTACCGCAGGGCAACCGAATACAATCCCGCATTGAACAAATTAGGCAATGCCGCCGAAGCTATTAATGGTTCGGCAGACATCATTAAAAATGTCATCGGTGCAGCAGGCGAGATTATCGGAGCAGGCGATGCTGTACAAGGTATAGGCGCAGGCATAGACATTGCCACCATGCACGGTTTAGATCTGCTTTCCACCGAAAACAAAATTAAAGCTGTCAGCAATTTGGGTGGTTTGTCGCAATTCCAGAACAATGCCACAGAAACCGTCCGTGATTGGGCGGTCAGAAACCCGAATGCGGCACAAGGAGCAGAAGCACTTGGTAATATCGCCAAAGCGATTGTCCCTGTTACCAAAGGGGCGGAATATGCTCGAGCCCGATACGACTGGGGTGGTATAGGTGCAAGCACCGTCAAACAGTCGCAGATGGGCGCAGTTGCATTGCCGAAAGGGAAAGCACCTGTCGGGGAAAATTTTTCCCAAGCCCAACAAGGACGGTACAGTTATGATTCACCGTACCACTCCCGCACTGTCAGAACGGAATTGGAACAGCGTTCCGGCAAACAAAATGTCAAATCCTCGACAGTACCGCCGTCAAACGGCAAAAATGTCAAACTGGCAAACCAAAGCCACCCGAAGACCGGGGTGCCGTTTGACAGCAAAGGATTTCCGAATTTTGAAAAAGACGTAAAATACGATACAAGAATTAATACCAAGGAGTTCAGATCGAAGGGTTCGACAGGGCAAATGAGGATGGCGACCAAGGATTTGGCGGAAGCCATTAGGAAAGGACAGGTTCGCAGCTCCAGTTTCAATTCGAAACAGTTAAAAGCAATTGAAAAAGGAGAATCTAAAATACCGGATTATACTTGACATCATCATCAGGATACCGGACGTATGCAGTTAATTCGTGAGGATATACATAGGCGTACAGGACATATAGGTGGTGAAGCAATGAATAAAGGTAAATGATTATGTGGAAAATTAGTAAAGAAAATTGTGAAGATTTAGGATTTGCAATAATCTGCATGTTCTATGATGCTATTAATCTTTCTGAATTTAAATTATGG is a genomic window containing:
- a CDS encoding pyrimidine 5'-nucleotidase, with product MNLSPVWLFDLDNTLHNADAGIFYIINRAMTDYMAQRLKLSEETASDLRQDYWHRYGATLAGLQIHHPEIDIREFLRESHPIAQILAKLEGMEGTESVLGRLKGRKAVFSNGPSFYVRAIIGALGLANRFDALLGTDDFGLRYKPDPQAYLTVCRLLDAAPEQCIMIDDSADNLHQAKELGMKTVWFGSKAHPLPFTDAVAKDMQALAECAEKLSALV
- a CDS encoding thiamine ABC transporter substrate-binding protein, producing MKLKLSALALLLASANLSAQTEVRLAVHKSFSLPQSVIAQFEKANDAKVSVIKAGSGNEMLNKLILSKANPIADAVYGLDNANIGKAREAGILAAVQPKSAPVSAGMPVIAAVNYGYVTLNYDKKWFEQKKLPLPKTLQDLTRPEYKNLLVTPSPATSSPGLAFLMANIGGMGEEGAFKWWAQMRQNGVKVAKGWSEAYYTDFTQNGGAYPLVVSYAASPAAEVHYSKGKYSVPPTGNLFLKGGVFRQVEGAAVLKGAKQPELAAKLVQWLQSGEVQKALPTEMWVYPAVKNTPLPKVFEFAQAPKHTDSPSRNDIDTKQKQWVSRWTKTVLR
- the glmU gene encoding bifunctional UDP-N-acetylglucosamine diphosphorylase/glucosamine-1-phosphate N-acetyltransferase GlmU — translated: MSATPLNIVILAAGKGTRMYSKMPKVLHRIGGLPMVERVIDTAAALHPQNICVVIGHGKDQVLDTVKRDVVWVEQTEQLGTGHAVKTALPHLAAEGRTLVLYGDVPLIDTATLETLLEAAGSEVGLLTDVPADPTGLGRIIRDSQGSVTAIVEEKDADAAQKAVREINTGILVLPNAKLKNWLDTLSSNNAQGEYYLTDLIAKAVADGIKVHPVQVRASHLAAGVNNKLQLAELERIFQTEQAQALLKAGVTLRDPARFDLRGRLKHGQDVVIDVNVVLEGDIEIGDNVEIGANCVIKNAKIGANSKIAPFSHFEDCEIGQNNQIGPYARLRPQARLSDDVHVGNFVEIKNAAIGKGTKANHLTYIGDAEVGSKTNFGAGTIIANYDGVNKYKTVIGDEVRIGSNCVLVAPVTLGNKVTTGAGSTITKNVEDNKLALARTRQTVIEGWVRPEKGDKK